The Chroicocephalus ridibundus chromosome 2, bChrRid1.1, whole genome shotgun sequence genome includes a region encoding these proteins:
- the TMEM74 gene encoding transmembrane protein 74 has product MACMELLYLAEESRQAPLGTAAGWSLPSPPYEQQQQQREGGEVDPRAAAAVAALRCERHCKPLQRGPVAEPSPAPQPSLRGTSPQEHPAPPGISQPCQPPERLPGEEDGGKKKACCCAQELETSFTYVDENVNLEHARSAPSPTGDHCQDAPPQQRSCRELPPEWVHDSPSLVSEEDDTASEVAAGKSVDYGFISAILFLVSGILLVIISYVVPRDVTVDPNTVAAREMERLENESARIGAHLDRCVIAGLCLLTLGGVVLSSLLMMSMWKGELYRRSRFASSKESAKLYGSFNFRMKSGANDNMLELSLVEEDVLAIDN; this is encoded by the coding sequence ATGGCTTGCATGGAGCTTCTCTACCTGGCCGAGGAGAGCAGGCAGGCGCCCCTGGGCACTGCGGCCGGCTGgagcctgccctcccctccctacgagcagcagcagcagcagcgtgagggGGGTGAGGTGGACCCCAGAGCAGCGGCTGCCGTGGCAGCCCTGCGCTGCGAAAGGCATTGCAAGCCCTTGCAGAGGGGCCCTGTGGctgagccctccccagcaccccagcctTCCCTCCGGGGCACCTCGCCCCAGGAGCACCCTGCGCCCCCCGgcatctcccagccctgccagccgcCTGAGCGCTTGCCCGgggaagaggatggagggaaaaagaaagcctgCTGCTGTGCCCAGGAGCTGGAGACGTCATTCACCTACGTGGATGAAAATGTGAACCTGGAGCATGCAAGAAGTGCCCCCAGTCCTACAGGCGACCACTGCCAGGATGCCCCTCCACAGCAGCGTTCCTGCAGGGAGCTGCCACCCGAGTGGGTGCATGATTCTCCTTCCCTGGTCTCCGAGGAGGACGACACTGCCTCGGAGGTGGCAGCAGGGAAATCCGTGGACTACGGATTCATTAGTGCCATTTTGTTTCTGGTTAGTGGCATTTTGCTGGTGATCATTTCCTATGTGGTACCCAGAGACGTGACTGTGGACCCCAACACGGTGGCTGCCCGGGagatggagaggctggagaaCGAGAGCGCGAGGATCGGGGCTCACTTGGACCGCTGTGTTATTGCCGGGCTGTGTCTCTTAACCCTGGGGGGCGTGGTGCTCTCCAGCCTGCTGATGATGTCCATGTGGAAAGGGGAGCTGTACCGGAGGAGCAGGTTTGCATCCTCCAAGGAGTCTGCGAAGCTCTATGGGTCTTTCAATTTCAGAATGAAGTCTGGTGCAAATGATAATATGCTCGAGCTGTCGTTAGTTGAGGAAGATGTGCTTGCCATAGATAATTAG